One region of Sphingomonas abietis genomic DNA includes:
- the grpE gene encoding nucleotide exchange factor GrpE: MTEEIKNTEETLRTETAEAAPEVAEHDKLRAEIEEAKQQTLYVQAEMQNLRRRTEKEVADARAYATSGFARDLLSVSDNLTRALAAIPAEMRSDDKLKPLVTGIEMTGKELESVFQRNGITRIEAVGQPLDPNKHQAIMEMESADAAPGTVVHEMQTGWMIKDRLLRAAMVGVAKAPDAAGVDTTA, from the coding sequence ATGACCGAAGAAATCAAGAATACCGAAGAGACCCTCCGCACCGAGACAGCCGAGGCCGCGCCCGAAGTGGCCGAGCACGACAAGCTGCGCGCCGAGATCGAGGAGGCGAAGCAGCAGACCCTCTATGTGCAGGCCGAGATGCAGAATCTGCGCCGCCGCACCGAGAAGGAGGTGGCGGATGCCCGCGCCTATGCAACGTCCGGCTTCGCCCGCGATCTGCTGTCGGTCTCCGACAATCTGACCCGCGCACTGGCCGCGATCCCGGCCGAGATGCGCTCCGACGACAAGCTGAAGCCGCTCGTCACCGGCATCGAGATGACCGGCAAGGAGCTGGAATCGGTGTTCCAGCGCAACGGCATCACCCGCATCGAGGCGGTCGGCCAGCCGCTCGACCCGAACAAGCATCAGGCGATCATGGAGATGGAATCGGCCGATGCCGCGCCGGGCACCGTCGTCCACGAGATGCAGACCGGCTGGATGATCAAGGATCGGCTGCTGCGCGCGGCGATGGTCGGGGTCGCCAAGGCGCCGGATGCCGCCGGGGTCGATACGACCGCCTGA
- the hrcA gene encoding heat-inducible transcriptional repressor HrcA codes for MMGPAVLEMSDRARSVFRVVVESYLRSGAPVGSRTISQLSGLNLSSASIRNVMQDLEEAGLLAAPHISAGRMPTETGLRLFVDGMMQADEPSEDERAAIERGIGGAHGVMVGPIEDALAAASAVLSGLSACAGLVLVPKQEPILRQFAFVSLSREQALAVLVGADGTVENRVVDLPPGTSHAALTEAANYISAELAGLTLSQAQARLTAEIGLGRARLDHASHDLVERGLAIWSIDGADRPVLIVRGQANLLDPSVTDDLDRVRQLLDELEGKEEIARLLDGARNGSATKIFIGSENKLFALSGSSIIAAPYRAREGRVVGVVGVIGPTRLNYARVVPMVDFTAHALSRLMA; via the coding sequence CTGATGGGTCCAGCCGTCCTCGAAATGTCCGATCGTGCGCGCAGCGTGTTTCGCGTGGTGGTGGAATCCTATCTCCGCTCGGGCGCGCCGGTCGGATCGCGGACCATTTCGCAACTGTCCGGCCTCAACCTGTCGTCGGCCTCGATCCGCAACGTCATGCAGGATCTGGAGGAGGCGGGCCTGCTCGCCGCGCCGCACATCTCGGCCGGGCGGATGCCGACCGAGACCGGGCTGCGCCTGTTCGTCGACGGCATGATGCAGGCGGACGAACCGTCCGAGGACGAACGCGCCGCGATCGAGCGGGGGATCGGCGGTGCCCATGGCGTCATGGTCGGGCCGATCGAGGATGCGCTGGCAGCGGCGTCGGCGGTGCTGTCCGGCCTGTCGGCCTGCGCCGGGCTGGTGCTGGTGCCCAAGCAGGAGCCGATCCTGCGCCAGTTCGCCTTCGTGTCGCTCAGTCGCGAGCAGGCGCTGGCGGTGCTGGTCGGCGCCGACGGGACGGTCGAGAACCGGGTCGTCGATCTGCCGCCCGGCACATCCCATGCCGCGCTCACCGAAGCGGCCAATTATATCAGCGCCGAGCTGGCCGGGCTGACCCTCAGCCAGGCGCAGGCCCGGCTGACGGCGGAAATCGGCCTCGGCCGTGCGCGCCTCGATCATGCCAGCCACGATCTGGTCGAGCGCGGCCTGGCGATCTGGTCGATCGACGGCGCCGATCGTCCGGTGCTGATCGTGCGCGGCCAAGCCAATCTGCTCGATCCGTCGGTGACCGACGATCTCGATCGCGTCCGCCAGCTGCTCGACGAGCTGGAGGGCAAGGAGGAGATTGCCCGGTTGTTGGATGGCGCGCGCAACGGCTCTGCGACCAAGATCTTCATCGGATCGGAGAACAAGCTCTTTGCGTTATCCGGTTCCTCGATTATCGCCGCGCCATACCGTGCCCGTGAGGGCCGGGTGGTGGGCGTGGTCGGCGTGATCGGGCCCACGAGGTTGAATTATGCGCGTGTCGTACCGATGGTGGATTTCACCGCACACGCACTTTCCAGGCTGATGGCATGA
- the rph gene encoding ribonuclease PH — protein MRPSGRAPDQMRAITIAPNATRHAEGSCMVSFGDTKVLVTASIEERVPPFLRGKGQGWVTAEYGMLPRATHTRSNREAAKGKQSGRTQEIQRLIGRSLRSVCDMTLLGERQITLDCDVIQADGGTRTASISGAWVALRLAVDTLLAEGKLEKDPITAQVAAVSCGIYEGTPVLDLDYIEDSNAHADGNFVLLSNGNIAEAQATAEGATYDEEALLRLLRLARIGCTEIFAAQLKATGR, from the coding sequence ATGCGTCCCTCCGGCCGTGCGCCCGATCAAATGCGCGCCATCACCATCGCGCCCAACGCCACCCGCCATGCGGAAGGCAGCTGCATGGTCAGCTTCGGCGACACCAAGGTGCTGGTCACCGCCTCGATCGAGGAGCGCGTGCCGCCCTTCCTGCGCGGCAAGGGCCAGGGCTGGGTGACCGCCGAATATGGGATGCTCCCCCGCGCCACCCACACCCGCAGCAACCGCGAAGCGGCCAAGGGCAAGCAATCGGGCCGCACCCAGGAAATCCAGCGGCTGATCGGCCGTTCGCTGCGCTCGGTCTGCGACATGACGCTGCTCGGCGAGCGCCAGATCACGCTCGATTGCGACGTGATCCAGGCCGATGGCGGCACCCGCACCGCCTCGATCTCCGGCGCCTGGGTGGCGCTGCGCCTCGCGGTCGACACGCTGCTCGCCGAGGGCAAGCTGGAGAAAGACCCGATCACCGCGCAGGTCGCGGCCGTGTCGTGCGGTATCTACGAAGGGACGCCGGTGCTCGACCTCGATTATATCGAGGATTCGAACGCCCATGCCGACGGCAATTTCGTGCTGCTCTCCAACGGCAACATCGCCGAGGCGCAGGCGACCGCCGAAGGCGCGACCTATGACGAGGAGGCGCTGCTCCGCCTGCTCCGCCTTGCCCGCATCGGCTGCACCGAAATCTTCGCGGCGCAGCTGAAGGCCACCGGACGGTGA
- the rdgB gene encoding RdgB/HAM1 family non-canonical purine NTP pyrophosphatase — translation MKRRLEPGRLVIASHNKGKIPEIAALLGPYGMDIVSAGALDVPEPEETGTSFAANAELKARFSADLTGLPALADDSGLCVEALGGDPGIFSARWAGPGKDFGMAMELVEKNLAAKGPDAGRDAHFVCALSLCWPDGHIVTVEGRVDGHLVWPPRGNKGFGYDALFQPWHHDVTFGEMDPDRKHAMSHRADAFRKLVAAVF, via the coding sequence GTGAAGCGCCGGCTGGAGCCGGGGCGGCTGGTGATCGCCAGCCACAACAAGGGCAAGATCCCCGAGATCGCCGCCCTGCTCGGCCCCTATGGCATGGACATCGTCTCGGCCGGCGCACTTGACGTGCCCGAGCCCGAGGAGACCGGCACCAGCTTCGCCGCCAATGCGGAACTGAAGGCCCGCTTCTCCGCCGATCTCACCGGCCTCCCCGCGCTCGCCGACGATAGCGGCCTGTGCGTGGAGGCGCTCGGCGGCGATCCCGGCATCTTCTCGGCGCGCTGGGCGGGGCCGGGCAAGGATTTCGGCATGGCGATGGAGCTGGTCGAGAAGAATCTCGCCGCCAAGGGACCGGATGCGGGCCGCGACGCGCACTTCGTCTGCGCGCTGTCGCTGTGCTGGCCCGACGGGCATATCGTCACGGTTGAGGGTCGCGTCGATGGTCATCTCGTCTGGCCGCCGCGCGGGAACAAGGGCTTCGGCTACGACGCTCTGTTCCAGCCCTGGCACCATGACGTCACCTTCGGCGAAATGGACCCGGACCGGAAGCACGCCATGAGCCACCGTGCGGATGCGTTCCGCAAGCTGGTCGCGGCGGTGTTCTGA
- the hemW gene encoding radical SAM family heme chaperone HemW codes for MPDTDGREPLALYVHWPFCVSKCPYCDFNSHVRAEIDEAAWRDALLADLAHEAALTPGRPLGSIFFGGGTPSLMAPATVAAVLDAAERHWGFTPGIEITLEANPSSVEAANFRALASAGVNRVSLGLQALDDETLHFLGRAHSVTESLAALDTAQAAFGRVSVDLIYARPNQSEAQWLAELDRALGFGTEHLSLYQLTIEPGTRFAAMAAKGELPTLDTDEAAHLFELTRAVTAQAGIPAYEISNHARPGAESRHNLTYWRYRDYLGVGPGAHGRRGGLATLRRKKPENWLAAVARNGHGLESEELLAPTMRAEEALLMGLRLGEGIDLARIAERTGLGIDAIIDTRAIDRLAGYGLIARTGDRLTVQEPGMLLLDGILAEIVR; via the coding sequence ATGCCGGACACCGATGGGCGCGAGCCGCTGGCACTCTACGTCCACTGGCCGTTCTGCGTCTCCAAATGCCCTTATTGCGACTTCAACAGCCATGTCCGCGCCGAGATTGACGAGGCGGCGTGGCGGGACGCGCTGCTCGCCGATCTGGCCCATGAGGCGGCGCTGACGCCCGGCCGGCCGCTGGGATCGATCTTCTTCGGCGGCGGCACGCCCTCGCTGATGGCACCGGCGACGGTCGCCGCCGTGCTCGACGCCGCCGAACGCCATTGGGGTTTCACGCCCGGCATCGAGATCACGCTGGAGGCCAACCCGTCGTCGGTGGAAGCCGCCAACTTCCGGGCGCTGGCGTCCGCTGGCGTGAACCGGGTGTCGCTCGGCTTGCAGGCGCTGGACGACGAGACCCTGCATTTCCTCGGCCGCGCGCACAGCGTCACCGAGAGCCTGGCCGCGCTCGACACCGCGCAGGCCGCGTTCGGCCGGGTCAGCGTCGATCTGATCTATGCGCGGCCCAACCAGTCCGAAGCGCAATGGCTGGCCGAGCTGGATCGCGCGCTCGGCTTCGGCACCGAGCATCTCTCGCTCTACCAGCTCACCATCGAGCCGGGCACACGCTTCGCGGCGATGGCGGCCAAGGGCGAGCTGCCGACGCTCGATACCGACGAAGCCGCCCACCTGTTCGAACTGACCCGCGCCGTCACCGCGCAGGCCGGCATCCCGGCCTATGAGATTTCCAACCACGCACGGCCGGGTGCCGAGAGCCGCCACAATCTCACCTATTGGCGCTATCGCGACTATCTCGGCGTCGGCCCCGGCGCGCATGGCCGGCGCGGTGGTCTCGCCACGCTCCGCCGCAAGAAGCCGGAGAACTGGCTCGCCGCCGTCGCCCGCAACGGCCATGGCCTCGAAAGCGAGGAGCTGCTGGCGCCGACGATGCGCGCCGAGGAAGCCCTGCTGATGGGGCTGCGGCTCGGCGAAGGGATCGACCTCGCTCGCATCGCCGAGCGAACCGGCCTGGGCATCGATGCGATCATCGATACCCGCGCGATCGATCGCCTCGCCGGCTACGGCCTGATCGCGCGGACGGGCGACCGGCTCACCGTACAGGAGCCCGGCATGCTGCTGCTCGACGGCATCCTCGCGGAGATCGTCCGCTAG
- a CDS encoding penicillin-binding protein activator: MRAGALTVAMLLAGCAGVVPKTARPAAAPAPARGPAAQPSRLPEDLRDRVAVLVPLSGPEAGIGQSIANAANMALIDSGGAGVRLTMYDTAAGAGVAAQKALAEGNKLILGPLLADDVRAVAPIAAAQHVPVLSFSNDVSIAGNGVYLLGFTPTESVDRVVDFAKQRGLTRLGALVPNGVYGRRASNAMLRAAEEANATVVSMQGYDRSPASLAAAIRKFGDPKGYDAILIADSGRIALVAAPLIRKSGSSARLLGTELWNTEPQLAASKTMNGAWFAAVSDGLYNQFAVKYRARFGKGPFRLSSLGYDSVLLAVRISANWKPGSEFPADRLTDKGGFSGVDGAFRFDRDGIAERVLEVKQIGANGMTVISPAPQGFGDQ, translated from the coding sequence ATGCGGGCCGGCGCCCTGACGGTCGCCATGCTGCTCGCCGGCTGTGCCGGCGTGGTGCCGAAGACGGCGCGTCCCGCCGCCGCGCCGGCGCCCGCCAGGGGGCCGGCTGCCCAGCCCAGTCGCCTGCCGGAGGATCTGCGCGATCGCGTCGCGGTGCTGGTGCCGCTCAGCGGGCCGGAGGCGGGCATCGGCCAGTCGATCGCCAATGCCGCCAACATGGCGCTGATCGATTCGGGCGGCGCCGGCGTGCGCCTCACCATGTACGACACCGCCGCCGGTGCGGGCGTCGCGGCCCAGAAGGCGTTGGCCGAGGGCAATAAGCTCATCCTCGGGCCGTTGCTGGCGGACGATGTGCGCGCGGTCGCGCCGATCGCCGCCGCCCAGCATGTGCCGGTGCTGTCCTTCTCCAACGATGTCAGCATTGCCGGCAATGGCGTCTATCTGCTCGGCTTCACGCCGACCGAATCGGTCGACCGCGTGGTCGATTTCGCCAAGCAGCGGGGGCTGACCCGGCTCGGCGCGCTGGTCCCGAACGGTGTCTATGGCCGGCGGGCGTCGAACGCGATGCTGCGCGCCGCCGAAGAGGCGAATGCCACCGTCGTCTCGATGCAGGGCTATGATCGCTCGCCCGCCTCGCTTGCGGCGGCGATCCGGAAATTCGGCGATCCCAAGGGCTATGATGCGATCCTGATCGCCGATTCGGGCCGCATCGCGCTGGTCGCGGCGCCGCTGATCCGCAAGTCCGGCTCCTCGGCACGCTTGCTCGGCACCGAGCTTTGGAACACCGAGCCGCAGCTGGCCGCCAGCAAGACGATGAACGGCGCGTGGTTCGCCGCGGTTTCGGACGGGCTCTACAACCAGTTCGCGGTGAAATATCGGGCGCGCTTCGGCAAGGGGCCGTTCCGCCTGTCCAGCCTGGGCTATGATTCGGTGCTGCTCGCGGTGCGCATCTCGGCCAATTGGAAGCCGGGCAGCGAATTCCCGGCCGACCGGCTGACCGACAAGGGCGGGTTCTCGGGCGTCGACGGCGCCTTCCGCTTCGATCGCGACGGGATTGCCGAGCGCGTGCTCGAGGTGAAGCAGATCGGCGCGAACGGGATGACCGTGATCTCGCCGGCACCGCAGGGCTTCGGCGACCAGTAG
- the rsmI gene encoding 16S rRNA (cytidine(1402)-2'-O)-methyltransferase, protein MIDPLAPGLYIVATPIGNLGDLTPRAADVLSRADLIAAEDTRVTAKLLRHIGAERPMTPYHDHNADRIRPGLVARLGSEAIALVSDAGTPMISDPGFKLVRDARAAGHAIVTLPGPCAAVAALTLAGLPTDRFLFVGFLPSKEKAKGDAIAEVAAIRASLVMYESGPRLGATLAALAKGLGDRDAAVAREISKAFEECVTGTLSELAERYAEQGPKGEIVIVVGPPGEAARPEVEDLDALLREALARLPVAKAAKEVAATTGLDRHDLYARALELKA, encoded by the coding sequence ATGATCGATCCACTTGCCCCAGGCCTCTACATCGTCGCGACCCCCATCGGCAATCTCGGCGACCTGACGCCCCGCGCTGCCGACGTCTTGAGCCGGGCCGATCTGATCGCCGCCGAGGATACCCGCGTCACCGCCAAGCTGCTCCGCCACATCGGTGCCGAGCGGCCGATGACCCCCTATCACGATCATAATGCCGACCGGATCAGGCCCGGACTGGTCGCCCGGCTGGGCAGCGAGGCGATCGCGCTGGTGTCGGATGCCGGCACGCCGATGATCTCGGACCCTGGCTTCAAGCTGGTCCGCGATGCGCGGGCGGCGGGCCATGCTATCGTCACCCTGCCCGGCCCCTGCGCGGCGGTGGCGGCGCTGACGCTGGCCGGGCTGCCGACCGATCGCTTCCTGTTCGTCGGCTTCCTGCCGAGCAAGGAAAAGGCCAAGGGCGACGCCATCGCCGAGGTGGCGGCGATCCGCGCCAGCCTGGTGATGTACGAGAGCGGGCCGCGGCTCGGCGCGACGCTGGCGGCACTGGCGAAGGGGCTGGGCGACCGCGACGCGGCGGTGGCGCGCGAGATCAGCAAGGCATTCGAGGAATGCGTGACCGGCACGCTCTCCGAACTGGCGGAACGCTATGCCGAGCAGGGGCCGAAGGGCGAGATCGTCATCGTCGTCGGCCCGCCGGGCGAGGCCGCCAGGCCGGAAGTGGAGGATCTCGACGCGCTGCTCCGCGAGGCGCTGGCGCGGCTGCCCGTCGCCAAGGCGGCCAAGGAGGTCGCGGCGACAACCGGGCTCGACCGCCACGATCTCTACGCCCGCGCGCTGGAACTGAAGGCATGA
- a CDS encoding YraN family protein: protein MTRQAAEASGRMAETIAAHYLRLKGWTILDRRVRTPAGEVDIVMRKPGIVAFVEVKSRKTQAALDLALDRQRLVRVAAAAELLIPRYAQPGDDIRIDAVLIAPGKLPKHLEHVWQG, encoded by the coding sequence ATGACGCGACAGGCGGCGGAAGCGAGCGGCCGGATGGCCGAGACGATCGCCGCCCACTATCTCCGCCTCAAGGGCTGGACGATCCTCGACCGGCGGGTCCGCACGCCGGCGGGCGAAGTCGACATCGTGATGCGCAAGCCCGGCATCGTCGCCTTCGTCGAGGTCAAGAGCCGCAAGACTCAGGCGGCGCTGGACCTGGCGCTCGATCGGCAGCGGCTGGTGCGGGTCGCGGCGGCGGCGGAGCTGCTCATCCCGCGCTATGCCCAACCCGGCGACGATATCCGCATCGATGCGGTGCTGATCGCGCCCGGAAAGTTGCCGAAGCACCTCGAGCATGTCTGGCAGGGGTGA
- the gshB gene encoding glutathione synthase has product MGLTVAVQMDPMETVNIAGDSTFALMLSAQARGHTLYHYTAGDLTYRDGRVYAPARPVTVQRVAGDHFSFGAPKLLDLGAETDAILMRQDPPFDLAYITATHLLERIQHETVVINDPASVRNAPEKLFVLDYAQFMPPTMITRSLEEARAFHAAHGEVVVKPLYGNAGSAVFHVAKKDANLAALTELFGQVWREPFMVQAFLPDVSKGDKRIVLVDGKAAGAVNRLPKAGEIRSNLAVGGSGAQAELTPREIEICDALGPELAKRGLIFVGIDVIAGYLTEINVTSPTGIVAIDKFNGTDTPALIWEAIEARAAARA; this is encoded by the coding sequence ATGGGCTTGACCGTCGCCGTCCAGATGGACCCCATGGAGACCGTCAATATCGCCGGTGACTCGACCTTCGCGCTGATGCTGTCGGCGCAGGCGCGGGGCCACACCCTCTATCATTACACCGCCGGCGACCTCACCTATCGCGACGGCCGCGTCTATGCGCCGGCCCGCCCGGTGACGGTGCAGCGCGTCGCCGGCGATCATTTCAGCTTCGGCGCGCCCAAGCTGCTCGATCTGGGCGCCGAGACCGACGCGATCCTGATGCGGCAGGATCCGCCCTTCGACCTCGCCTATATCACCGCGACCCACCTGCTCGAACGCATCCAGCACGAGACGGTGGTGATCAACGATCCGGCCTCGGTCCGCAATGCTCCCGAAAAGCTGTTCGTGCTCGATTATGCGCAGTTCATGCCGCCGACGATGATCACCCGCAGCCTGGAGGAGGCGCGCGCCTTCCATGCCGCGCATGGCGAGGTGGTGGTGAAGCCGCTCTACGGCAATGCCGGCTCGGCCGTGTTCCATGTCGCGAAGAAGGACGCCAATCTCGCCGCGCTCACCGAATTGTTCGGCCAGGTCTGGCGCGAGCCGTTCATGGTGCAGGCTTTCCTGCCGGACGTGTCGAAGGGCGACAAGCGCATCGTCCTGGTCGACGGCAAGGCGGCCGGCGCGGTCAACCGCTTGCCCAAGGCCGGCGAGATCCGCTCCAACCTCGCGGTCGGCGGATCGGGCGCGCAGGCGGAACTCACCCCGCGCGAGATCGAGATCTGCGACGCGCTAGGCCCAGAGCTCGCCAAGCGGGGGCTGATCTTCGTCGGGATCGACGTGATCGCCGGCTACCTCACCGAGATCAACGTCACCTCGCCCACCGGGATCGTCGCCATCGACAAGTTCAACGGCACCGATACCCCGGCTCTCATATGGGAGGCGATCGAGGCCCGCGCTGCGGCGCGGGCCTGA
- the flgM gene encoding flagellar biosynthesis anti-sigma factor FlgM codes for MDGIDKAGGATDVSRLRPSSVQTTPAPAAVSTAQPKPDLPSAISDLFSALADATPPVDGKKVQAIRSLIQSGAYPIDSRAIAQKMVALDFPTRGIGADA; via the coding sequence ATGGACGGAATCGACAAGGCAGGGGGAGCAACCGACGTTTCGCGGCTGCGGCCGTCGTCGGTCCAGACCACACCGGCTCCGGCGGCGGTTTCGACCGCGCAGCCGAAGCCGGACTTACCGAGTGCGATCTCCGACCTCTTCTCGGCACTGGCGGATGCAACTCCGCCGGTGGACGGCAAGAAGGTGCAGGCGATCCGATCTCTGATCCAGTCAGGCGCCTATCCCATCGACTCGCGGGCGATCGCGCAGAAGATGGTGGCGCTCGACTTTCCCACGCGCGGCATCGGCGCCGACGCCTGA
- a CDS encoding tyrosine recombinase XerC has product MTAAAFADHLRRDRLRSAHTVRAYTATAHRLIAFLGEHRGEAVDGAMLGTVQPGDLRAFLARRRSEGLTNASAARELSAVRTFLGFVVGDDAPLPRIQAPRVKRGVPRPIAPADARSLAEDAADAHDVPWLAARDLAVLLLLYGAGLRVGEAMALDAGALPLGETITVTGKGRKQRVVPLLPVVRDAIVRYSELCPWPLGKGQALFRGAKGGPLDSAIVRRAVRAARVRLGLPEKTTPHALRHSFATHLLGRGADLRQLQELLGHASLSSTQIYTAVDAAHLMDVYRAAHPRA; this is encoded by the coding sequence ATGACCGCCGCCGCCTTCGCCGATCATCTCCGCCGCGATCGCCTCCGCTCCGCCCATACCGTGCGGGCCTACACCGCCACCGCGCATCGGCTGATCGCCTTTCTCGGCGAGCATCGCGGCGAAGCGGTGGATGGCGCGATGCTCGGCACGGTGCAGCCCGGCGACCTGCGCGCCTTTCTCGCCCGGCGGCGCAGCGAAGGACTGACCAACGCCTCGGCGGCCCGCGAATTGTCGGCGGTGCGCACATTCCTCGGCTTCGTCGTCGGTGACGACGCGCCGCTGCCGCGCATCCAGGCGCCGCGGGTCAAGCGCGGCGTGCCACGCCCGATCGCGCCGGCCGACGCCCGCTCGCTCGCCGAGGACGCCGCCGACGCCCATGACGTCCCCTGGCTCGCCGCGCGTGATCTCGCGGTGCTGCTGCTGCTCTACGGGGCGGGGCTGCGCGTCGGCGAGGCGATGGCGCTCGATGCCGGGGCGCTGCCGCTCGGCGAGACGATCACCGTCACCGGCAAGGGCCGCAAGCAGCGGGTGGTGCCGCTGCTCCCCGTCGTGCGCGATGCGATCGTCCGCTATTCCGAATTATGTCCCTGGCCGCTGGGCAAGGGCCAGGCGCTGTTCCGTGGAGCGAAGGGCGGCCCGCTGGATTCGGCCATCGTGCGCCGTGCCGTCCGCGCCGCCCGCGTCCGCCTGGGGTTGCCCGAGAAGACCACGCCCCATGCCCTGCGGCACAGCTTCGCCACCCATCTGCTGGGGCGCGGCGCAGACCTGCGCCAGCTGCAGGAACTGCTCGGCCATGCCAGCCTGTCGTCGACCCAGATCTACACGGCGGTCGATGCGGCGCACCTGATGGACGTTTACCGGGCGGCGCACCCACGCGCCTGA
- a CDS encoding DUF484 family protein, whose protein sequence is MGSVINFEDRAVATLRARVAEVEEANQDLIAFARGHSGAVAQIHAAVLAAIEADGLDHLIHVVTQVWPDLLGVDAVALALHVGETGLRADADGLQFVDRRVIARTVRGVDGVVLRGVERGHPLFGPAASLIRAEALVRLDNPSPLPCGLIALGQRAEQRFETRHGSELLAFLGATLARMVGRWLLP, encoded by the coding sequence ATGGGCAGCGTGATCAACTTCGAAGACCGGGCGGTGGCGACGCTGCGCGCGCGCGTCGCCGAGGTCGAGGAGGCGAACCAGGATCTCATCGCCTTCGCGCGGGGTCATTCCGGCGCGGTCGCCCAGATCCATGCCGCCGTGCTCGCCGCGATCGAGGCCGACGGGCTCGATCACCTGATCCATGTCGTCACCCAGGTCTGGCCCGATCTGCTCGGCGTCGATGCGGTGGCGCTGGCGCTCCATGTCGGCGAGACCGGGCTGCGCGCCGATGCCGACGGCCTCCAGTTCGTCGATCGCCGGGTGATCGCGCGGACGGTGCGCGGCGTCGACGGGGTGGTACTGCGTGGCGTCGAGCGCGGCCATCCGCTGTTCGGCCCGGCGGCTTCGCTGATCCGCGCCGAAGCGCTGGTGCGGCTCGACAATCCGTCGCCCCTGCCCTGCGGCCTGATCGCGCTCGGCCAGCGCGCCGAGCAGCGCTTCGAGACCCGCCACGGCTCCGAACTCCTCGCCTTCCTCGGCGCGACGCTCGCGCGTATGGTGGGGCGGTGGCTGCTCCCCTGA
- a CDS encoding GNAT family N-acetyltransferase, which produces MLETERLTIRRIGLDDAGFMLASVNDPGFISNIGDRGVRTIEDAETYIRERVLASYAANGFGMFRVALKDGDEGVGTIGFVRRDGLDKPDLGFAFLEAHVGKGYAYEAATALMAWGRATLGIGPLLAITAPANAASAGLLVKLGFRETGRIMLPTHGGESRLFAEG; this is translated from the coding sequence ATGCTCGAAACGGAACGGCTCACAATCAGGCGGATCGGGCTGGACGACGCCGGCTTCATGCTGGCTTCGGTCAATGATCCGGGGTTCATCTCCAACATAGGCGATCGTGGCGTCCGCACAATCGAGGACGCGGAGACCTATATCCGCGAGCGCGTGCTGGCCTCCTACGCAGCGAACGGTTTCGGAATGTTCCGGGTGGCGCTGAAGGACGGTGACGAAGGTGTTGGAACGATAGGTTTCGTCCGGCGCGACGGGCTCGACAAGCCCGATCTCGGCTTCGCGTTTCTGGAGGCGCATGTCGGCAAGGGCTATGCCTATGAGGCGGCGACCGCGCTGATGGCATGGGGCCGCGCGACGCTCGGCATCGGTCCCTTGCTGGCGATCACCGCGCCCGCCAACGCCGCCTCGGCGGGGCTGCTGGTCAAGCTCGGCTTCCGGGAGACCGGGCGGATCATGCTTCCCACCCATGGCGGCGAGAGCCGGCTGTTCGCGGAAGGCTGA